GAACCGGCAGCGGATCCTCGGGATCCCGAACCAGCGTGGCAGCCTGTCCGTCCTCGTAACGCCAACGTCCAGGGTGCAGACGCGCATCGACTGGCGGGTCGAGAGCGATGAACTGGACGCTCCCCCGAACGGCGGGGAGAAGCGGCGTCCCGGGTACGCCCGCGTCGACCTCCACGCCCGGTATCTCTGGAAGACCGGTTCCGTGGATGCTCCTCAGGTGGTACTGACGGGCAAGGTGCAGAACCTTTTGAACCGCCCGTACGAGGAGAGGAAGGAGTACCCGGCACCGGGCATCAACTTCCTTCTGGGCGCGGAGTTGAGCATCTGAGCCCGTCCGCCTTTACACCCCCGGGGAAACGGGATAACGTATCTGAACGAGGGTTGTTCCCCGGGGGCTGGAACCGATGGACCGCGTCGTCATCGAAAAATGCCGGGCCGAACTCCAGAGCCAGCTGGATGAACTGTTGGCGGACGCGGAGCGGACGGTCGTCGACATGACCAGCGTCGAGGAGGAGAACTTCCCGGACCCGACCGACCGGGCCTCCCTCGAGTCGAATCGGAACTTCACCCTCCGCCTCCGGGACCGGGACCGGAAGCTCGTGGCCAAGATCAAGGAGGCCATCAAGCGGATCGACGGCGGCACGTTCGGGATCTGCGAGGGGTGCGGCGGGGAGATCGAGGAAAAGCGGCTGATCGCCCGGCCGGTCACCTCGCAGTGCATCGACTGCAAGACCGTCGCCGAGGAGGAAGAGGTCAAGTAGGCGTCCCGCCGGAGGCCTCCACCGACTTCCACCCGCCACCGGAGGCAGCATGACGGAACTTCGGAAAGATCCGGTCGTCGGCCGGTGGGTCATCATCTCCACCGAGCGGGCCAAGCGTCCCCACGATTTTCCCCCGGAGCCCGCCCCGCGGCGCGAAGGGGTGTGTCCCCTCTGTCCGGGGAGCGAGCGGATGACCCCGCCCGAAATCCTCGGGTACCGCCAGGGCGGGCAGCCCAACGACCCGAACTGGACCTTGCGCGTCGTTCCCAACAAGTTTCCCGCCCTGCGGATCGAGGGGGAACTGGGAAAGGCGGCCGACGGGATCTACGACCGGATGCACGGCATCGGAGCCCACGAGGTCGTCATCGAGTCGGAACGTCATGACGTCGACCTGTTCGACCTGCCCGAGAAGCGGTTCGAGGACGTCCTGTGGGCGTACCGGGACCGCCTCCTCGACCTGAAGAAAGACAACCGGTTCAAGTCGGTCCTCATCTTCAAGAACCACGGGGCGGCCGCCGGGGCGTCCCTGACCCACAGCCACTCCCAGTTGATCGCCCTTCCCGTCACCCCGAAGCGGTTGATGGAGGAAATGAACGGCTGCCGGGAATATTACCGCTTCCGCGACCGGTGCCTCTTCTGCGACATCGTCGTCCAGGAGATGGACCAGAAGGTCCGCATCGTCGAGGAGACCGGGGAATTCCTCGCCTTCTCGCCGTACGCCCCCCGCTTCCCGTTCGAGACCTGGATCGTCCCGAAGCGCCATCAGTGCGCCTACGAGATGATCGAGGGGGACCAGGCGAAAGCGCTCGCCGCCGTCTTCCGCCGGACCTTGCGGCGCCTGAACCTCGCCCTCGAAAATCCGCCCTTCAACTTCATCGTCCACAGCGCCCCGTTCCAGGAGAGGGCGGCGGACTTTTTCCACTGGCACATCGAGATCATGCCGAAGCTGACGAAGGTGGCCGGGTTCGAGTGGGGGTCCGGGTTCTACATCAACCCGACCCCTCCCGAGGAGTCCGCCAAGTACCTCCGCGAACTTCCCGAGTGAGAAGGGGAGCCGGTCGATGAGGGTCCTCGTGGCCTCTTCCGAGATCGTCCCCTTCGCGAAAACGGGGGGTCTGGCGGACGTCGCCGGTGCGCTCCCCAAGGCGCTTCGCAGGATCGGCGTCGAGGCCGACTGTGTCCTCCCCCTCTACCGCTGTGTGGACCGGGACCGGTTCCCCTTCACGGGGCCGGGGCAGGCGATCCTCGTCCCCCTCGGGAACCGGGAGGAGGAGGGGAGCGTCGAGGAGACCGATGCGGGGGGCGGTGTCCGCGCCTTCCTCGTCCGCAACGACCGGTACTTCGACCGGGAGTTCCTCTACGGGACCCGCGACGGCGACTACGTCGACAACTCCGAGCGGTTCACCTTCTTCTGCCGCGCCGTCATGGAGTGGATCGTGCGCTCCGGGCGGCGGTACGACATCATCCACTGCAACGACTGGCAGACCGCCCTCCTCCCGGTGTACGTGAAGACGCTCTATGCCGACCGCGAGCCGTTCCGCGGGACGGGAACCGTCTTCACCGTCCACAACCTGGGGTACCAGGGGCTGTTCTGGAACCACGACCTTCCGATGATGGGCCTCGGGTGGGAGCTGTTCACCCCCCGGGGGCTCGAGTTCTACGGGAAGATCAACCTGATGAAGGCGGGCCTGTTGTTCGCGGACGTCCTCTCCACCGTGTCCGACACCTACAGCCGCGAGATCCAGACCCCGGAATACGGGTACGGTCTCGAGGGGGTCCTCTACGAGCGCCGGGAGGACCTCTACGGCATCGTGAACGGGATCGACGACGAGGAGTGGCACCCGGCCACCGACCGGTGGATCGCGGCGAACTACTCCGCGGACGACCTGTCGGGGAAAGCGGCGTGCCGGCGGGACCTGGTCTCGGTGTTCGGGCTACCGAAGGGGGACGAACCGGTCCTCGGCCTGATCGGGCGGCTCACGGCGCAAAAAGGGTTCGACCTCGTCGAGCGGATCGGGGAGTGGCTCGCGAGGCAGCCCCTGCGAATGGTGATCCTCGGCGCCGGGGAACGGAAATACGAGGAGGCGATGGAAGAGCTCGGGCGGAAATACCCCGACCGGATCGCGATCCGCGTGGCGTACGACAACGCGCTGGCGCACAAGATCGAGGCGGGGTCGGACATGTACCTGATGCCCTCCCTGTACGAACCGTGCGGGCTGAACCAGATCTACAGCCTGAAGTACGGCACCGTCCCCATCGTGCGGGAGACGGGGGGGCTGGCGGATACCGTGTCGGACGCCGATGCGAACCCCGCCGAGGGCACCGGGTTCACCTTCCGGCGGTACGAGGCGGAGGAGCTGAAGGGCGTCGTGACGAGGGCGTTGGCGGCGTACGCGGACCGTCCCCGCTGGGACGCGATCGTCCGCCGGGGAATGGCGCGGGACTTCTCCTGGGAGGCGTCGGCCCGGGCGTACGTCGACCTCTACGGGAAGGCGCTGCGCAAGCGGGCCCCGAAGTAGCCCCCCATGGTGGAAAGCCCGCACACCCCCTTTTTCCTCCTGGCGCGGATCGTCGAGATCTCCAACTCGAACATCCTGGTCGAGAACCGCCTGAAGCACATCTGCGATTTTCTCTCCCGGGAGACCCGTTCCGATT
This genomic window from Deltaproteobacteria bacterium contains:
- the dksA gene encoding RNA polymerase-binding protein DksA, which encodes MDRVVIEKCRAELQSQLDELLADAERTVVDMTSVEEENFPDPTDRASLESNRNFTLRLRDRDRKLVAKIKEAIKRIDGGTFGICEGCGGEIEEKRLIARPVTSQCIDCKTVAEEEEVK
- the galT gene encoding galactose-1-phosphate uridylyltransferase → MTELRKDPVVGRWVIISTERAKRPHDFPPEPAPRREGVCPLCPGSERMTPPEILGYRQGGQPNDPNWTLRVVPNKFPALRIEGELGKAADGIYDRMHGIGAHEVVIESERHDVDLFDLPEKRFEDVLWAYRDRLLDLKKDNRFKSVLIFKNHGAAAGASLTHSHSQLIALPVTPKRLMEEMNGCREYYRFRDRCLFCDIVVQEMDQKVRIVEETGEFLAFSPYAPRFPFETWIVPKRHQCAYEMIEGDQAKALAAVFRRTLRRLNLALENPPFNFIVHSAPFQERAADFFHWHIEIMPKLTKVAGFEWGSGFYINPTPPEESAKYLRELPE
- the glgA gene encoding glycogen synthase GlgA translates to MRVLVASSEIVPFAKTGGLADVAGALPKALRRIGVEADCVLPLYRCVDRDRFPFTGPGQAILVPLGNREEEGSVEETDAGGGVRAFLVRNDRYFDREFLYGTRDGDYVDNSERFTFFCRAVMEWIVRSGRRYDIIHCNDWQTALLPVYVKTLYADREPFRGTGTVFTVHNLGYQGLFWNHDLPMMGLGWELFTPRGLEFYGKINLMKAGLLFADVLSTVSDTYSREIQTPEYGYGLEGVLYERREDLYGIVNGIDDEEWHPATDRWIAANYSADDLSGKAACRRDLVSVFGLPKGDEPVLGLIGRLTAQKGFDLVERIGEWLARQPLRMVILGAGERKYEEAMEELGRKYPDRIAIRVAYDNALAHKIEAGSDMYLMPSLYEPCGLNQIYSLKYGTVPIVRETGGLADTVSDADANPAEGTGFTFRRYEAEELKGVVTRALAAYADRPRWDAIVRRGMARDFSWEASARAYVDLYGKALRKRAPK